ACTGGCGCTCGCTCTGCGACGAAGCCCATTCGCCTTCCGCGCCGAACTTTCACGGCCTCACCACCGATCCGGAACGCCCGGGCGGCGTGCTGGTCGGCACCGACAACGGCGAGCTCTGGCGGGTCTCTGCGTCGGCCGGGTGGTCGAAGCTGGGCGAGGGGATGCCGTCGGTGCTCGCGATCCACGCCGACTGAGGGTCTGCCGGCCCCGCCCGTCACTCCGGTCCCGCCACGAACAGCTTGCGCGCGCTGGCCAGCAGGGTCGCCTCATAGGTCGGCTGCGACCAGCCGCTCCTGAGCACCAGCAGTTCCCAGTTCCGTACGGACAGCAGGGTCCAGAGCATGTCCGTTGCCGCGTCCGCCGTGAAACCCGGCGAAAGCATGCCGTCGCGCGCCAGCGCCCCGATGGCCGCGGCGCAGCCTTCCTTCATGTCCGCCATTCGCTGGTCCCACGCCGCGGCGGCCTCGGGGTCTGACTCGTAGATCGCCAGCAGCGCCCGCGCCGCCGGATAGACCTCCGGAATGTAGGCCGTCCAGGCGGCGACGAAGGCGTCCAGCCGTTCGGCGCCGGTCTGCGCCGTGCGGCTGGGGGCAAGACGCCGTGCCGTGCCCTTCTCCTCGTCCTGGAAGCGCGTCGCCGCCACCAGCAGGTCGGCGCGGCTGTCGAAGTGGAGATAGAGCGCCTGGCGCGAGACGCCCGCCTTCCGGGCGATGTCGGCCATGCGCAGCCTGGCGGTCTCGCCGCTTTCCAGCAGCTCGATCGTGGCCCGGAATATCCGGGTCTTCGTGTCGGTATCGGGACTTGACATGCTGTAAAGTCATCTCTAATTGACACGATGTCAATTGACACAGTGTCAAGTGACCGGACATGGAGAAGGGAAATGAACATCATCGTCTTCGGCGCCACCGGCTCGATCGGCCGTCACGTCGTCCGCCAGGCCTTGGCCGAAGGGCATCGCGTCACCGCCTTCCAGCGCACGGCGCCGGCACGCGAACCGGAGAACCCGAATCTCGTCCACCAGCTGGGCGACGTGCTGGATGCGGAGGCCGTGGCCCGCGCGGTGCATGGCCAGGACGCGGTGGTGGTCGCCCTGGGCGCCGGCCGGCACGGCAATGTGCGCGCGGCGGGGACCCGCAACATCATCGCCGCCATGGAACGGCACGGCCCGAAGCGGCTGGTCTGCCTCTCCACGCTCGGCGCGGGGGACAGCCGTCACCTGCTGAACTTCTTCTGGAAGCGGATCATGTTCGGTCTGCTGTTGCGGGCGGCCTATGCCGACCATCAGACGCAGGAGCAGGCGGTGCGCGAGAGCGATCTCGACTGGACCCTGGTGCGGCCGGGCGCCTTCACCGACGGCGATCTGACCGGCGACTACCGTCACGGCGCGCTCTCGGCGGCGGACCGGCTGCAGTTGAAGGTCTCCCGCGCCGATGTCGCCCATTTCATGCTGGGCGCGTTGTCTGGCGGCGGCTATCTGCGCCGCGTGGCGGCGCTTTCCTACTGACCGGATGGTTCAGACGCCGGGCGGGAAGCAGAGGAAGATGACGGAGACCGTCGCCACCGACAGCACCGTGCTGGCCAGGATCACGGAGGACGTGCGCAGCACGTAGATTCCGTAGGCCTGCGCCAGCACGAAGCTGCCGGCGCCCGTCGGCAGCGCCGCCATCAGCACCGCGACCTTGGCCCAGAGCGGATCGGCGGGGAAGACGAGGAAGACCAGAACCGCCGTCAGCGCCGGCTGGACCAGCAGCTTGGTGGCGGTCATGACGCCGACCTCGATGCGCCCTTCGCTGGTCGGCTTGCCGACCATGAACAGTCCGATGGCGAACAGCGCGCAGGGTCCGGCCGCTGCGCCCAGGATGCCGGTGAAGGCGTCCACGGGAACCGGCAGATCGAGCCCGCCGGCGGCCCAGAGAAGCCCCAGCACCGGCGCGGCGATCATCGGGTTCTTCACCACCGCGCCGGCGGCGGTCAGCGCCACCCGGCCGGGACTTGCCGCGCCGCGGCCGCCGGCCTCGATCAGGAAGATGGCGACGCCGACGATGAGCGCGGCGATCACCGTCGCCATGATCGCCGGCAGCGCCGCCGCCTCGCCCCAGGCGGCGATGGCCAGCGGAATGCCCATGTAGCCGGTATTGCCGTAGACGCCGTTCATGCCGTGGAGCGCGGCCTCCGCCAGGCTGCGCCCGAAGACGAACTTCGCCACCAGGATGGAAGCCGTCCAGAGAAGGACGATCGCGCCCGCGAAGCCCAGCAGGAAATCGGGCTCGTGGATGCTGTCCAGGTCCACGGTCGCCATGGCGCGGAACAGCAGCGCCGGCAGCGCCACCCAGTAGACGAAGCTGTTGAGTGCGCGCGAACTGTCGTCGCCCAGCAGGCCGCGCCGGCCGCAGAGATAGCCCGCGGCGACGATGGCGAAGACCGGCAGGACGATGTTGACGATGGGCTCCATGGCCCGCCAATAGCGTTGCCTCCGCGCCCGCGCCATGCGGCGCATCGGCCCCGGGGGCATTGCAACGGCGCGCCGGCCGCCTAGCTGGAATCAATGGTCCGAACCATTCACCGCAGGCCCGCGATCGCCGCCGCCGCCCGCGGGGCCGGCCGGTCATGAGCGCGCTCCGCCGTCTGATCCGCCGCCTCGCGCGGCCCGCGCGGACCAGCGGGGGCCGCGGCGGTCCCGTTATCCAGGCCTGGCGCGGCTGCGGCAATGGCGGGGAGGTCATGGTGCTGGGGCGCGTCCTGCGCCAGCCGCCCTTCGGCCTGGGAGAACGGTCCGACCCGGCCAGCCGCGACCTGGTCGACGTTCTGCGCCGCTTCCTGCGCCGCGGCTACCGCCATGCCGAACTCGAGGCCCGCTTCGCCGGCGCCACGGTGCGGGTCACCGCCGACCGGTCCGGCTTCTTCGCGGTGCGGCTGAAGCCCGCCCGGCCGCTGCCGCGGGACGGGATGTGGCATGCCATGAAACTGACCCTGAACCACCGGGGGGAGACGGTGGAAGACGAGGCGCATGTCTTCGTGCCGCCGCCCGCCGCGCGGCATCTGGTGATCAGCGACATCGACGACACGGTGATGTTCACCGGCGTCGGCAACACGCTGGCCATGCTCTGGCGGCTGTTCGTCGCCGGCGCTGAGAGCCGCACCGCCTTTCCCGGCGTCGCCGCCTTCTATCAGGCGCTGCACCGCGGGCCCTCGGGCGAGGAGCGCAACCCGATGGTCTATGTCTCGCGCGGGCCCTGGAGCCTCTACGAGGTGCTGGAGACCTTCTTCCGCCTGCACCGGATCCCCGAGGGGCCGGTGCTGTTCCTGCGCGACTGGGGCCTGACGCTGCAGCGGCCCCTGCCGCGCCGCGCCGTCGACCACAAGCGCGGCCTGATCGAGGCCATGCTGGCGATCTACCCCGACTACCGCGTGGTGCTGATCGGCGACAGCGGCCAGCACGATCCGGAGATCTACGCCCGCATCGTGCGCGACCATCCCGGCCGCGTCGCGGCGGTCTACATCCGCGACGTCACCCGCCCGAAGCGCGACCGCGCCGTCGAGGAACTGGCCCGGCGCCTGGACGCGGACGGCCACAGCCCGCTGGTCCTCGCTGACGACAGCTTC
The DNA window shown above is from Minwuia thermotolerans and carries:
- a CDS encoding App1 family protein, encoding MSALRRLIRRLARPARTSGGRGGPVIQAWRGCGNGGEVMVLGRVLRQPPFGLGERSDPASRDLVDVLRRFLRRGYRHAELEARFAGATVRVTADRSGFFAVRLKPARPLPRDGMWHAMKLTLNHRGETVEDEAHVFVPPPAARHLVISDIDDTVMFTGVGNTLAMLWRLFVAGAESRTAFPGVAAFYQALHRGPSGEERNPMVYVSRGPWSLYEVLETFFRLHRIPEGPVLFLRDWGLTLQRPLPRRAVDHKRGLIEAMLAIYPDYRVVLIGDSGQHDPEIYARIVRDHPGRVAAVYIRDVTRPKRDRAVEELARRLDADGHSPLVLADDSFEMARHAAGLGLISEADLQDVLAEKAAEGGMKPAPAAAD
- a CDS encoding AEC family transporter, with translation MEPIVNIVLPVFAIVAAGYLCGRRGLLGDDSSRALNSFVYWVALPALLFRAMATVDLDSIHEPDFLLGFAGAIVLLWTASILVAKFVFGRSLAEAALHGMNGVYGNTGYMGIPLAIAAWGEAAALPAIMATVIAALIVGVAIFLIEAGGRGAASPGRVALTAAGAVVKNPMIAAPVLGLLWAAGGLDLPVPVDAFTGILGAAAGPCALFAIGLFMVGKPTSEGRIEVGVMTATKLLVQPALTAVLVFLVFPADPLWAKVAVLMAALPTGAGSFVLAQAYGIYVLRTSSVILASTVLSVATVSVIFLCFPPGV
- a CDS encoding NAD(P)-dependent oxidoreductase, with product MNIIVFGATGSIGRHVVRQALAEGHRVTAFQRTAPAREPENPNLVHQLGDVLDAEAVARAVHGQDAVVVALGAGRHGNVRAAGTRNIIAAMERHGPKRLVCLSTLGAGDSRHLLNFFWKRIMFGLLLRAAYADHQTQEQAVRESDLDWTLVRPGAFTDGDLTGDYRHGALSAADRLQLKVSRADVAHFMLGALSGGGYLRRVAALSY
- a CDS encoding TetR/AcrR family transcriptional regulator, whose translation is MSSPDTDTKTRIFRATIELLESGETARLRMADIARKAGVSRQALYLHFDSRADLLVAATRFQDEEKGTARRLAPSRTAQTGAERLDAFVAAWTAYIPEVYPAARALLAIYESDPEAAAAWDQRMADMKEGCAAAIGALARDGMLSPGFTADAATDMLWTLLSVRNWELLVLRSGWSQPTYEATLLASARKLFVAGPE